CCGACGCGACGTTCTGGCCCACCGTCTGCATCGCCGTCGCCGGAGCGAGCAGCCGGTTCAACATGCTGGTGAACGCGACGACGGTGCCCAGCGAGATCGGCGCCGCCCCGCCGGCGAGTTCCAGCCCGGCCGCCCAGTAGACCAGCGCGGGAATGATCGTCAGGCTCATCGACCGCGCCGCGCGCTGCCACCGTCCGGCCAGCGCGGCACTGCGCTCCAGCGCCGCGACCTCGCGCGATTCCTCGGCGAACCGGTCGCGCATCAGCTTCGCGTTGCCCATCGTCTTGGCCAGCAGCACGCCGGTGACCGACAGCGATTCCTCGACGATCGTGGTCAGCCGCGCCATCCGCTGGGTCCGGCCGCGCGCGAGCTTCCGCTGCTTGCCGCCGAGGCGCAGGGTGAAGAGCAGGAACAACGGCACGACGACCAGCGACAACAGCGCCAGCTGCCAGTCCATGACCAGGATCGCCACCGCGATCGCGAGCGCCGTGGTGCCGTTCTGCACGATCGACGCCGCGGTCCCGGTCACGACGTTGTCCACGCCGCCGATGTCGTTGAACACCCGCGACAGCACCTCGCCGGTCTTGGTCCGGGTGTAAAAGCCCAGCGACATCCGCTGCAGATGGCTGTACACCGCGACCCGCAGCTCGTTCATCACGCGCTGGCCGATGGTGTTGGACAGCCCGGTGGTGCGCACGCTCAGCGCCCCGGACCCGAGCGCCGCCGCGATCATCCCCGCCGCCAGCAGGCTGACCAGCAGGGCGTCGCGGTGTGGCAGCGCGTGGTCCAGCATCTCGCGCAGCAGGAACGGCGAGGTGACGCCCAGCCCGGCCTGCACCACCAGCAGCGCGCACAGCCCGGCCAGCCCCCGCCGGTGCGGCCGGAAGAGGCCCGCGATGCGGCGGAACGGGACCTGTTCTTCCTCGTCCCCTGCCGGTTCGGCGAGCGTCGGACGCCGGACAGTAGCTGATGTCATACGCCTATGTTTACTTAATTGCCGCGGCCGGTCGACAGGTTTTCGCTCAGCTGGCCAGTTGTCGTTCAGACAATTAGTAATCGAGTGCGTAGTACCCTTCCCGTACCCGTGAAGGCCGGGTGGCCGGGGCGGCTACCCTCGGAAGATGCCGGGGGTGCCGAGCACCGCCCGGCACGCGAACTTTCGACCCAGCTGGAGCGTGCACCCCCGTGTTCGACACCCTCTCCGATCGGCTCACCTCGGCCCTGCAGTCGCTCTCGCGCAAGGGCCGGCTGTCCGACGCCGACATCGACGCCACCGCGCGCGAGATCCGCATCGCGCTGCTGGAAGCGGACGTCGCGCTCCCAGTGGTCAAGGCGTTCATCGCGAAGATCAAGGACCGGGCGAAGGGCGCCGAGGTCTCCCAGGCGCTGAACCCGGCGCAGCAGGTCGTCAAGATCGTCAACGAGGAG
The nucleotide sequence above comes from Amycolatopsis sp. AA4. Encoded proteins:
- a CDS encoding ABC transporter ATP-binding protein, whose translation is MTSATVRRPTLAEPAGDEEEQVPFRRIAGLFRPHRRGLAGLCALLVVQAGLGVTSPFLLREMLDHALPHRDALLVSLLAAGMIAAALGSGALSVRTTGLSNTIGQRVMNELRVAVYSHLQRMSLGFYTRTKTGEVLSRVFNDIGGVDNVVTGTAASIVQNGTTALAIAVAILVMDWQLALLSLVVVPLFLLFTLRLGGKQRKLARGRTQRMARLTTIVEESLSVTGVLLAKTMGNAKLMRDRFAEESREVAALERSAALAGRWQRAARSMSLTIIPALVYWAAGLELAGGAAPISLGTVVAFTSMLNRLLAPATAMQTVGQNVASAKALFGRIFEVLDLPVEIDDRPGARELVLRGGAVSMRGVSFRYADEGPWTLRDIDLDVPAGTTTALVGSTGSGKTTLAYLVARLYEVTEGKVCVDGTDVRDVTLASLAAGVGLVSQETYLFHASVRENLRFAKPDATDEELENAAKAAHIHDTLAALPEGYDTVVGERGYRFSGGEKQRMAIARILLRNPPVLILDEATSSLDNRTERAVQAELDRLAAGRTTIAIAHRLSTVEHADQIAVLDAGRIVERGTHAELLALNGRYAALVRGETA